The bacterium sequence GACCGACACGGTGACGACGGTCGGCGTGCTCTCCGGCGTGGGGTTGGTGCAGCTCACCGGCTGGCTGCGGCTCGACCCGATCGCCGCCTGCGTCGTCGCGGTCTCGATCGCCTGGACCGGGATCGGCCTGCTGCGCCGCTCGGCCTCCGCGCTGATGGACCACGCCGAGCCGGAACTACTGCGGAACATCGTCGCCGCGCTCGACGAGGGCCGGCGCGCGGAGTGGATCGAGATCCACCTGCTCCGCGCCTGGCGCTCCGGCGATCTCGTCCACGTGGACTTCCATCTGGCGTTTCCCCGCTTCTGGTCGATGGAAAAGGTCCACGCCAGCCAGCAGGCGCTGCTCGACTTCACGCTGCGGCGCCTCGGCCGTCCGGGCGAGGTGATGGTCCATCCCGATCCGTGCACGCCGCGGCTCTGCGGCCAGTGCCGGATGGAAGAGTGTCCGGTCCGCGCGACGCCGTTCGCGGCGCTCCATCCGTGGACCGTCGATTTCGCGACCGGCGGGCCGGCCGGCGCGGACGTGGACGGCTGCCAGCTGCTGCAGGCGAACGCCAGCCGCGACAACACGCGGCTCGAAGACGAGACGGCGGGCGGCGCGGCCGCCC is a genomic window containing:
- a CDS encoding cation diffusion facilitator family transporter — translated: MNDDSFIGPAPYDAEALAHRRRIMLGVLALSSSLMLVKLAAFGLTGSRALLSDALESIVNVLTGAFGLFSVWLAARPPDRSHPYGHGRVEFFAAGLEGGMILLAALGIVRESLPRLVAPAPLENVGFGAALAAAAGVVNGLVGAALARRGRKVHSETLAAEGKHLLTDTVTTVGVLSGVGLVQLTGWLRLDPIAACVVAVSIAWTGIGLLRRSASALMDHAEPELLRNIVAALDEGRRAEWIEIHLLRAWRSGDLVHVDFHLAFPRFWSMEKVHASQQALLDFTLRRLGRPGEVMVHPDPCTPRLCGQCRMEECPVRATPFAALHPWTVDFATGGPAGADVDGCQLLQANASRDNTRLEDETAGGAAAPLR